One window of the Leishmania infantum JPCM5 genome chromosome 28 genome contains the following:
- the LACK1 gene encoding activated protein kinase c receptor (LACK) has product MNYEGHLKGHRGWVTSLACPQQAGSYIKVVSTSRDGTAISWKANPDRHSVDSDYGLPSHRLEGHTGFVSCVSLAHATDYALTASWDRSIRMWDLRNGQCQRKFLKHTKDVLAVAFSPDDRLIVSAGRDNVIRVWNVAGECMHEFLRDGHEDWVSSICFSPSLEHPIVVSGSWDNTIKVWNVNGGKCERTLKGHSNYVSTVTVSPDGSLCASGGKDGAALLWDLSTGEQLFKINVESPINQIAFSPNRFWMCVATERSLSVYDLESKAVIAELTPDGAKPSECISIAWSADGNTLYSGHKDNLIRVWSISDAE; this is encoded by the coding sequence ATGAACTACGAGGGTCACCTGAAGGGCCACCGCGGATGGGTCACCTCCCTGGCCTGCCCGCAGCAGGCGGGGTCGTACATCAAGGTGGTGTCGACGTCGCGCGATGGCACGGCCATCTCGTGGAAAGCCAACCCCGACCGCCACAGCGTGGACAGCGACTACGGTCTGCCGAGCCACCGCCTCGAGGGCCACACCGGCTTCGTGTCGTGTGTGTCGCTGGCCCACGCCACCGACTACGCGCTGACCGCGTCCTGGGACCGCTCCATCCGCATGTGGGACCTGCGCAATGGCCAGTGCCAGCGCAAGTTCCTGAAGCACACCAAGGacgtgctcgccgtcgccttctcGCCGGACGACCGCCTGATCGTGTCCGCGGGCCGCGACAACGTGATCCGCGTGTGGAACGTGGCGGGCGAGTGCATGCACGAGTTCCTGCGCGACGGCCACGAGGACTGGGTGAGCAGCATCTGTttctcgccgtcgctggagcATCCGATCGTGGTGTCCGGCAGCTGGGACAACACCATCAAGGTATGGAACGTGAACGGGGGCAAGTGTGAGCGCACGCTCAAGGGCCACAGCAACTACGTGTCCACGGTGACGGTGTCGCCAGACGGGTCGCTGTGCGCGTCCGGCGGCAaggacggcgcggcgctgctgtgggaCCTGAGCACCGGCGAGCAGCTGTTCAAGATCAACGTGGAGTCGCCCATCAACCAGATCGCCTTCTCGCCCAACCGCTTCTGGATGTGCGTCGCGACGGAGAGGTCTCTGTCCGTGTACGACCTGGAGAGCAAGGCTGTGATTGCGGAGCTGACGCCGGACGGCGCGAAGCCGTCCGAGTGCATCTCCATTGCCTGGTCCGCCGACGGCAACACTCTGTACTCCGGTCACAAGGACAACCTGATCCGCGTGTGGTCCATCTCCGACGCCGAGTAA